From Thermonema lapsum, the proteins below share one genomic window:
- a CDS encoding TrmH family RNA methyltransferase gives MQQWEKLLNEKKLSIEEQQRLWDFLSHYITPRRKTLFQEKIAHRTYHITVVVEDIYQERNASAVVRSAECFGVQSVHIIENHNEYKIAKGIAKGADKWVDLHIYDQKEQNNTEVCLQSLKAQGYRLVATTPHQDDCYIHELDLRYPTAFIMGGEKDGLTPTAMEMADAYVKIPIYGFTESFNLSVATAIILYESTRRLHQSDIKWQLSEELRLRKLIEWTLKSVSDANKLLARFFEEQASNAN, from the coding sequence ATGCAACAGTGGGAAAAGTTATTGAACGAAAAAAAGTTAAGCATAGAGGAACAACAACGCCTGTGGGACTTTCTGAGCCACTACATCACACCACGACGAAAAACACTTTTTCAAGAAAAAATAGCCCATAGAACTTATCACATCACTGTAGTCGTAGAAGACATTTACCAAGAACGCAACGCCAGTGCGGTGGTGCGCTCTGCCGAATGCTTCGGGGTGCAGTCAGTGCATATCATCGAAAACCATAACGAGTACAAAATAGCCAAAGGCATAGCCAAAGGAGCAGACAAATGGGTGGACCTGCACATCTATGACCAGAAAGAGCAAAACAATACCGAAGTGTGTTTACAATCACTCAAAGCCCAAGGCTATCGCTTGGTGGCTACTACCCCTCACCAAGACGACTGCTATATTCACGAATTAGACCTGCGCTACCCTACGGCGTTTATCATGGGCGGCGAAAAAGACGGACTCACCCCCACCGCCATGGAGATGGCTGATGCCTACGTGAAAATACCCATTTATGGCTTTACCGAGAGCTTCAACCTATCGGTAGCCACTGCCATCATTTTGTATGAAAGCACACGCCGTCTGCACCAATCGGATATAAAATGGCAACTGAGCGAGGAGTTGCGCTTGCGCAAGCTGATTGAATGGACTCTCAAGAGCGTATCGGACGCCAACAAATTGCTGGCACGCTTCTTCGAAGAACAAGCAAGCAATGCCAATTAA